In Andreesenia angusta, the following are encoded in one genomic region:
- the era gene encoding GTPase Era, giving the protein MTYKSGFVTIIGRPNVGKSTLMNRLVGEKIAIISDKPQTTRNRIQTVYTDENMQAIFLDTPGIHKPKNKLGDYMVSVSTETLGEVDLILWLVDESVEIGPGDKYILEQIQDIKTPKILVVNKVDKIPIDKIQGIIDSYSEFGVFEDIVAISATMGSGVEDLMKKIRETLPEGPQYFPEDTLTDQPERVIVSEIIREKALLYLEDEVPHGVAVGIESMKKRPKKDLVDIDAVIYCERDSHKGIIIGKGGRKLKGIGKSAREDIERLLGSQVNLKVWVKVEKNWRDKEKFIKQFGYI; this is encoded by the coding sequence ATGACATATAAATCGGGATTTGTAACTATAATAGGAAGGCCGAACGTAGGAAAGTCAACTCTTATGAACAGGCTGGTGGGAGAGAAGATAGCCATAATATCAGACAAGCCACAGACCACTAGAAACAGGATTCAGACAGTTTACACAGATGAAAACATGCAGGCCATATTCCTGGACACTCCAGGGATACACAAGCCTAAAAACAAGCTTGGAGACTACATGGTCAGCGTGTCTACAGAGACTCTAGGCGAGGTGGACCTTATACTTTGGCTGGTGGATGAAAGCGTGGAGATAGGGCCTGGTGACAAGTATATACTTGAGCAGATCCAGGATATAAAGACGCCTAAGATACTTGTGGTCAACAAGGTAGACAAGATACCTATAGACAAGATACAGGGTATAATAGACAGTTACAGCGAATTCGGTGTATTTGAAGACATAGTGGCCATATCTGCGACTATGGGAAGCGGTGTTGAAGACCTTATGAAGAAGATAAGAGAGACGCTTCCGGAAGGGCCGCAGTACTTCCCTGAAGACACTCTTACAGACCAGCCTGAGAGGGTGATAGTCTCAGAGATAATAAGAGAGAAGGCGCTTCTCTACTTAGAAGACGAAGTTCCTCATGGGGTTGCCGTGGGCATCGAGTCCATGAAGAAGAGGCCGAAGAAAGACCTTGTAGATATAGACGCTGTAATCTACTGCGAGAGGGACTCACACAAGGGAATTATAATCGGAAAAGGCGGCAGAAAGCTAAAGGGCATAGGGAAAAGTGCCAGAGAAGATATAGAGAGGCTTCTAGGTAGCCAGGTGAACCTCAAGGTATGGGTTAAAGTGGAGAAGAACTGGAGAGACAAGGAGAAATTCATAAAGCAATTTGGATATATTTAG
- the recO gene encoding DNA repair protein RecO, which produces MHNSYEGIVLKSINYSESDKIVHIFTKEIGKISCIAKGVRKSKKRDVNVDLFTHSYFQIYKGRGLYGVNQSERIDSNFEIRENIEKLSYASLVAEIADCGLPEEEDNEKVFELLAKTLKLFGEGSVDPRRLLVSYELKFISFIGYKPELKRCAGCGSEELSNICRFSNDAGGVLCDSCRGIDKYSKHISNSEHRAMYMLLYSRYEELKELEIDEKELSKVQEIVHSYIKHHMERSNFKSLELLRELKLI; this is translated from the coding sequence ATGCACAATTCTTATGAAGGCATAGTTTTAAAGAGCATAAACTACAGCGAGAGCGACAAGATAGTCCATATCTTCACCAAAGAGATAGGAAAGATCAGCTGCATAGCCAAAGGTGTCAGAAAGTCTAAGAAGAGGGATGTGAACGTAGACCTCTTTACGCATAGCTACTTCCAGATATACAAGGGAAGAGGGCTGTACGGGGTGAATCAGTCAGAGCGGATCGACTCCAACTTCGAGATAAGAGAGAATATAGAGAAGCTTTCATACGCTTCGCTAGTTGCAGAGATAGCAGACTGCGGACTTCCCGAGGAAGAGGACAATGAAAAAGTGTTTGAACTCTTGGCGAAGACACTCAAGCTGTTTGGCGAAGGCAGTGTAGACCCCAGAAGACTACTCGTGTCGTACGAGCTGAAGTTTATAAGTTTTATAGGTTACAAGCCGGAGCTAAAGAGATGTGCAGGCTGCGGAAGCGAGGAACTTTCAAATATATGCAGGTTCAGCAATGATGCTGGAGGTGTTTTATGCGACAGCTGCAGGGGTATAGATAAATATTCGAAGCATATAAGTAACTCAGAGCACAGAGCCATGTACATGCTGCTTTACTCCAGGTACGAAGAGCTGAAAGAGCTAGAAATAGACGAAAAAGAGCTCTCCAAGGTACAGGAGATAGTGCACAGCTATATAAAGCATCATATGGAAAGGAGCAATTTCAAGTCGCTAGAGCTTCTTAGGGAACTAAAACTAATTTAA